The Tenrec ecaudatus isolate mTenEca1 chromosome 4, mTenEca1.hap1, whole genome shotgun sequence region atggagtcacagatttgacaaatgtattaagtgtaatggagagtactttgaaggtgataaggttgttttgtaaaaaaaaattaattttttggtattcccttgtatACAGTAAGAGGGTGAATttaatggtatgtgaattatattagACTGTTAATAAATAGCCCCAGTAGAAGAGTTTTTTATAGAAATCCTTCATAACTAATAAAGAATACCAACATCCCTTAGTTTCTTCAGGAAGAGAATGGCAAGGTCCCTTACCAATGGACAGAAGAATCCTTTGTTGTCTGAAATGGTTACATATAGTACAGAAAATAAAGCCAATTAGGCTACTGTGCTGTCATAAGGGCTTGGCTGTATATATGTACACTTAGGTCTAATTTTAGTTTAGTTTCCAAAAATGTATGCATTGAATTAGTAACATGTAATATGTTGCACATTACAGGTGGGGTCACAGCGGTTATAAAGAGTTATACCCCGAAGAATTTGAAACAGACAGGTAAAAAAACAGCATTACTGGGAGAAGTAAAGTTTGAAATTCAGATTAGTATAAAGATAATATAAATTGAGTCCTAGGGgcgcagggagggaggcgggaaaaataagctgataccaagggctcaagtgggaagcaaatgttttgagaatgaggtcaTTGAatgtttgacacatggatatatgtatggattgtgataagttgtacgagctcccaataaaatgactttaaaataatAGTCCTAACTTAATTTGCTATTAAAAATGTAACTAAGGAAATGTGTAATTTTGTTAGGAAAAAAATTGGCGTATTCTGTCTTTCCCTGGTATTTGGAAGCATTTCGGTAAATAAATTGTGTGTGCACAGAAATTCAATAATTTAATCTGGCAGGTGAGAATTATTCGTTTTAAAGATAAGCAGAAACTACTGAGAGTAGATAAAAAGTCTGAGTAACACTATTTAAAACTAAAAATGTTAACCTAACTCCTGTCTAGGATGCAAAATGAAAATacactttttctttccttttttttttattcgTAGTGATCACCAAGATATTACCAATGGACAACGAACATCTCCACCGGTAAAATCAACTACTCATGAATCTCGCAAACACAAGAAGTCAAAGAAATCGCACAAGAAAAAGCAGAAAAAAAGGTCAcacaaaaaacagaagaaaagcaaaaaggaagcCATAGAGGTCACAGCCGATTCCTCAAGCGAGATCTCAGAAGAAACACAAGTGTCTAGTACCAGGAAAAGGAAACAATCACATAAGCGCAAGAAAAAATCCAGAAAAaagtctctcaaaaaacccaactTGATGGAATCAGAAAGTGACATTTCTCAGTCTGGTGACTCAGCATCTAGCAGTTCTGAGGACAGTCTGGAAAGAGAcactaaaaaaaccaaaaggaaaaagagagagaaaacagttCACATTCCTATCACCAACAACGAGGTACCGGAAAGGACAAACAAACGCACAAATTGGAAAGTGGCTACAGATGAAAGGTCTGCTGAGAGTTCAGAGGATGACTAGAAGAGACAGCCGCGCTGTTTCCACATGACTGCATATCGACAGCCTAACACTGTGGGGTGTGCCAGGGACTCGTCAACCCAGGGGGGCTGAGGGCAGAGGTATCTGGTGCCATCTGGGTACATTCAGACGGACCTCTTTTGTATTTTGGCCTGTTAAAACTTGATCCCCTTTTATTGTTCTTAGGGAATCTGGTATTTTGTTATGAAGGTTTCTTGAAAAGACTATTTTTTTGCAGTTAATCATGTTCAGGTTAGAGGACAAATACAGCAAATTCAAACACCCAGGAAGGTGAATCAAGACATGGCCTGGGTACACCCATGGGAATGTTAAAGTTGGGGAAGGCAAGGGCTGGGATCGAGGTGGCTCGGCCCCAGTGCTGAGTAGAATGGAAACGTTCTTGTGCGAGGAAGCAAAAGCCGTTTTTTGTGTCCAGTTTGATGAGGAAAGGGGCATATGAGTAAATCTTTTTCCTTCCCGACAGAAGGCGGCCCCAGGGTTCCCTCAGCCAAAAGTTCTCTACTGTACAGATTAACTGTAAAACCTAGGGGTATGTAATACATAATATACCCTAAATGTGGTAATTGTTTTATTCAGTGGAAGTGTTCTGTTCCATTGCTGCCTAAATGGACTTGTCTGAAACCATTTCAAGTTGTTTTAGATCTTCACCCAAATGGGGCTACATTACAGATCAGCTATGCTGATCACGGTGCTCTGAACAGGACTGCAGGGTTGCTGCTGCCATTGGACGGTTTCCATGTTCATTTGTGAATCTAGTAATGAAGTTGGGTTTTCTTGACACTAGGTCTAATTCATTCTGAAGTAAAATTGGCTTCTCAGGGAGACACCACCTCTTCCCAGTCTGCCTTTAGATGAAAGCACTAGGCAGAGACTACATTTCCAAGGTCATACTATGATCCCCACTATGCTAATTTGTAAGGAAACAAGATACCATggccaggagagagaaagagcacAAGTGGACTTTTTCATTACAGGAGAGAAGTTCGCTCTCTCCTGGCATCGCTTTCCCCATGTATAATACAGAAAGAATGCACTTATGGAAGCCCAACCGCATACAGCACCAGCAATAGAACGCAACCAACATTCCATAGTTCTCATTACAAATTAGTTCTCTTTACTGAACCGATTTCTAATAAAACACTTGTCTTAAAACTGAGGTTGGCTAGAGGTTCCACCTTTTATGAGCAGATGCTAGAGCATAAGGGATATTTATTTGTACTATTAATACTCAATACTATTCATTTGTATTAATATAATGAAGTGCCCACTCTTCATGGTATATTTATCTTTGGCATTGGTGGGAATTTAAAGGGATAGACCAATCTATAATTACTACCTCCTTCACCTAGGGCAACTGCTATATTCTTGGGAGCAAGTGGAATATTTTTAATTAAGCGTTTTTAAGTGTTTCTGTGCTGTAAAAAGTACTACTCTCATTACAAGCACAGATTCAGGGTAGTGGAACAAAACATCTCCAGGAGCTTGGCTCCATCTGGGTTATAATCCTTTCTGCTCACCAACACCAGCAGGGTCTGTCTCAACTAAAGGCATTTTGCCTATTTTCACCATGTATGGGCATTAAAGCCATCTTGCTCCTTACCTAGCCCCCTAAATATGGCCTACAATGACTCTTCAAAATATAAACTCTCATTTGTCCTACCAAGCTTAGGACATTTATTTCTAGTATTTCTACTAGTAGAGTTTAACATTTCAATCCTAAAATGAGATTTAAAACAGACTTGGAGAATTCACATTTATTAAATAATTGGTGAGATACAATCTGGCGTTTGGGAATTTCAAataaattttatgttttgaaCATTTGATCTGTTACTTTTTAGCACCAAGAGGCTTGGCATCAGCCTGATCACCTGATAATAGATGTCATCCTTACTCCATGGACACTTCAATAATAGCAAGTCCTTTGCTGCTCTGTCATGCTCCTAAGAGACAGCCTACTGTCCTTTCTGTACAATCTGGGCAAACCGACTGGTGATGGCAAGGGTGGTATCAATGAAGCGGTCCACACAGCTAGAAAGACAATTTTCAGTGCGAGAGTCTAGGCGATTTCCTGGCTTCTCCACACACTTATCCCAACATAGCTCCATGAAACGATGCACCTAAGAGGAAAGAGAAGCAGTGTGGTTGGGATCTGGAGGGCCAACTTTCTTTTCCCATGGCGCTTTTCTTCTTGGCAAAAGCCATCCTTTCAAACTCTGGAATCACTATGGTTTCTCTCATTTGTTAACTTGTCACCAACACGACCCAGATCCTTACCTCTAAATGGCAACAAAATCTTTACTCTTTTTACCCAGTGTTGGCTTAATGCACCAACCTTTAAGATTCCTGTTAGCTGTACAAGGCATGCCCTAATACAACCTCTGACCTACAGTGATTCAAAGAGGTGCAGGCACTCACTGCATATCTAGCATGTTCAActtgaatcttaaaaaaaaaagtattgggggctcgtacaactcatcacaatccatacatacatccactgtgtcaagcacatttggtgcatttgttgccatcctcaaaacatttgctttctactttaaccCTTGGTATTTTCTTACCCGCCCCCCCCACTCCcgctctcatgagcccttgataatttataaattatttggtcataccttacactgtctaacgtctccctttacccactcttctgttgtccatcccccagagaggctatatgtagatccttgtaattggttccccctttctactccaccttccctccaccctcaagtatcgccactctcatcactggtcctaatggaatctggattccctgtgtttccaattcttatctgtaccagtgtacatcctctggtctagaattgggatcatgatattgggaggtaggaagcactaaagaactagagggaagttgtatgtttcatcattgctacactggaccctgcctggcttgtctcctccccatgacgcttttgtaaggggatgtccagttgcctacagatgggctttgggtccccaatctgcactccccctcattcacaatgatacaattttttgttccttgtctgatacctgatcccttcgacacctggtgatcacaccaggctggtgtgcttcttccatgtgggctttgttgcttctgagctagatggctgcttgtttaccttcaagcctttaagaccccagaagctatatcttttgatagctgggcaccatcagctttcttcacatttgcttatgcacccatatgtcttcagcgattgtgtcaggaaagtgagcatcatgaatgccaggttaatagaacgaactgagtgttcttgcattgagggaatacttgagtggaggcccaatgtcctgctacctaatactaaacctataaatatatacacatagatctgaaCTTGAATCTTAATGCTTCCAAATGCCCTGAGGATTGCCCCATTTTTACAGACCGCCCCAATTTTTATTTCCTTGAAGGCCACTGATAACTCTGCCTTGGCTCCAAACCTGTCCTATAGCACCTACACTAGTTTAAAATACATCAGTCTACAGATAGTTTTATTTTCCAATAGTGTCAAAATTTTAATCATATTGTGACTTTGTAGGCAAGGCTAATTATTTTCTATTGCCCACAGCAACTAGCATTGATGTAAACTGGGAAGACAGAGTAACAATCCCCTCACAATACTGCATTCCTTTTCAGTCTGGACCTATCCCCCTTCACCTTCTTAGGGCCAGGAGCACAGGTGAGAATCTGATGAAAGTTAAGGACCCATGCCCCAGAAAAAGGCCCAATATAGTTACATACAATGTGTACTATCAGCCTAGTAAGGACCCCCAAAATGTTTAACAGGTGTTTTTGCCTTTTTGTCTGCATACCTCCcagcaaagaaaaaaacattacTGAAAGGTTGGCTTACTATTGGAGCCCAGGTATAGTAGTCCCTGACATGATCAGGGCTCAGTACTGGTTCCAGAAACTTTGTCAGAAGTTGGCTGAGAGTACCTCATATTTTAGTTTTCATTACAACACTATTGCCTTTTTCAATTCTCTTTATAAATCTTAATACGGACCACCTGGGAATGTTGTGGAATCACCCAGTAAGCAGAGTTCAGCATGACTTCTGTTTACTTGGTGTAGTTATTAATTTGTTTTTCACCACGACGACATCAAATGGCTGACATGTCTCCCATGCCCACAGCTGCTCCTTAGAAAAATCAAAGCGTCTCCAAAATTCAATCCCCGGTAGGAAAGTACCCAGTAAGTCTGGCAAGCGCTGGTTTTCTAATCCGGAGTGTACACCACGTGCTCTACAAGATAGCATAGCCTCTATTCAACAGGCGTGGTCAATCCGCCCAAGGTCATGGGAACACCCAGAGCTCGAACGCTcgaccctttttcttttttttcctttttaacccCTTTTTCTTAACCAATAGGTTAGCTTCTTCAGAGCCCAGCTTTTCCTAATACGTAATGCTGCAGCTCAGTTCCTCCGTTTCCAAATGAATGGGTGGACTCGATCCTTGCAATCTCGTGCGCAGTGGACTATGGCGTAACGTAACGAAGACGCGCTAAGGCTGGGTGCCTAGTCTCATGACAAGCGCCATTTAAAGGGTCAGTGCTCCCCAATGACAACTCCCACATCAAGCCGCCACGCGAGGGATGTCCGAActttctcccctcttctcccGGTCGTGGTCCCACGCCCGGCGGGCTAGAGGGCACCTGAGCAGTATCGTCCGGCACCCCACGGATGGAGCTCCAGCTAAACCGCCGGCGGCCTCGCCGCGCCGCCCGGAACCTGCGTTTCACCTTGCCTCCCCGGCCCTCTCCAGGGATGCTCCCCTTCTCGGCACCTGTGCAGTGAATTGCGCCTTCTGCTGCTCGGCCGCCACAAGGCGCTGCAATTCCGCTTCgtccgcctcccccagctccgccATCGCCTCCAAGCCTCGGCCTCGGCCTCGCCCGGCCAGTGCGCATGCGCCCGCGCCCGCCGACGTCCCACTTCCGGTTCACCCGGCCGTTTCTGCTTCCTTGTTTTCGTTGCGAGGTGGGCGTTGTTACACAACTGCTTCCGGGGTGCTGGGTGACCTTGAGCCCTAGGAAACGCGATGGCGGTGGTTTTGAGGCTGAGCGTCTTCCGCGGTGCCCCGGGAGCCCGAGGTGAGGCGCCCCGCGAGCTGGCGGCTCGCAGCGAGGCCTGCGGCGGGGCCCGCAGGGAGGGGGCCGCGGACGCGCGCCCGCTGGACGAGGGAGTCCCTGTCCCCCCCATCTCCCGGCGGGGGCGACCGCGCTCGGAAACGCCGCGGGGGCCGTGCTCGCGTAGCGCGCCTGCCCGAGGCTGGGTGCCGAGCAGAGGCTGTGGAAAGCGCTTCTCTCGGAAAGGTAGCCCTGCACAGGCGACCTCACCGAGACGGCCCCCCGTGGCTGGTGTGTGATTGTGGCGATGGTGGGATCCGTGCCGTAATTCCTTAACTGGACATTTGTGCTATGTGGGACCCTGGTAAGATTGAGGTACACATGGGACTGAAAGCGCCCCACTGGGGTCGTGGTCACACGTAGGGCTGCTACCTTCCAGGCCAGCAGTTCCATCCCACGAGCTGCTCCTCGCAACAAATGCGGAGAGAAAGAAAACGTATGCTGGCCTGAAAAAGCTAGCAGTATAGGGGAAACCCCAAAGACCTAACTCACTGACAGTCTGTGTCTACTCATgggccccttgtgggtttccgagactagcgGTTTACCGgtttagaaagcccagcctttttcCCCTGCCGTTTGGCTGTggctttgaacttcagacctttcgGATTGCAGCCAAATGCATAGCCAGTactccatcagggctctttggtgtAGGGGAAACacatacaaattgaacacaaagcAAAAGCTGCTGTGTTACGCAGCAGTATCCAGAGTATTGATGTCCTTCTTTTGGGGAACGGAGACCCAGGGTggtcttggctactaaccaaaaggcccCAGAGGAAACTGAGAAGAAActcctggccatctacttctgaaaggtcacagccattggAACTCTGTGGATGAAGAAGAATCCAGCGGGGGTGAGGGGGGCCTTTTTTATTTGGAAAGCTTTCCCCAGCCCCATTCTTGAAGAAGGTGTGTTTGATCTGAGTTTTGAGGCTACGGAAGGACAAGAGAACTAAGTATTTTGATTGGAACCACTGTGATAAGCAAAAGCGATGATCACCAGCTTCTCATGAGTCCATATCAACTCATTGTAATCCTAGGCGTGTCAcaatagaactgtgctctattgggttttcagtggcttgagAAGTAGATTGGTaagtctttttttccttcctaaggcgcctctgggtggacttgaacctccagccttcttGTTAGTAGTTGAGCACTTTTATCTGTTTTTATCATCCAGGGACTCCAAAGCCCTGGTAAAGCATGCCATGAGAGGAAACCAAAATAAACTGGATAGTATTAGAGTCTCAAGATTAAGGTGAATAGTGATGTATGCATCTGGAAAGGTGAATTAGAACCACAGAGCACTTGGAAGTGTTGACCAGGAGTGTGTGCTTTCTGTGGTGTCTGAAAGGGAGCTATTGAAAGCTGGATGTCACTTCCAGACATCAGCCTGTGAAAACCCTAGGGATTGCAGCAGTGCCATGTACAAGTGATCGTTGTGAGTTcaccccaggaccaggcagtacttcCCCTTGTATTGTGCAAAGGGCTGTTGTGTGAGTTCCCAGTCATGTCAGCAACAGCAAGCAACAATAAGTCAGCTTTGTGCAAACATTATTTAATGTTAAACACAGTATTATGGATTAACATTACATTTTACAATTAAGGAATTTAAGACTTGCCTCCTTCACTCAGTTGCTCTAGAGGTGGGTAAATAtgggtatttgttttgttttgtttttttaccaagAGGCAAGTCCCAAAGGGATGGAATGTAAGGTACATTGGGAAGTTACAgttgaaaggaggaaggtaatAAATGAATTTCCTAAACAAGATTAAATTCAGTGTGGACCACAATTTTGCGTAGTAAATTTTGTTAGAAGAATAGTtgaataaatggaaagaaaaaaaagctacCATGTGCTTTTTAAGCAGCAAGGCCCTTTCATTTGTTTCATTGATTCTTCAATATATTTACAGGTCCTTAACATGGCCTTAAACCAACCCAGTTAAATAGATGCTACCCACATTTTACATATGAATTGCTTCTCCTTATTTAGAGTTAAGTGATTTGCCTGTGGTCCAGTAGAACGTCCATTCGCCCTGGAAAAAGCAGAGGTGTTTATGACGCCCCTCATTACTCTTTCCTCAGCTCTGTTCCACCGAGCCCCAGTGGTCAGACCTGCGCTTGCCTCAGCATTTCTCCAGGACCGCTCTACTCCGGGAGTGCAGCACATCCACCTGTCCCCCAGTCACCATGGTAAGGTCTTTTTATTATACTCTTATTTGCTGGGTACCAGTCATCCTTACTGAGCTAATCATGCCTTTGGCAGGACTGGCAGTCTACATGGAAGACTCTGGTGTCCGACTCTTGACATATACAGAGCTGTGTAACTACATTGGTCAGAATGCCAGCATAGTTGAATGATGCCATTTACCTTCATAAAGAAAGTAGCTGTCCAATATAGTTTAGTTGCTCTTGCTTATTTAGCCAATGGGGAGGAGCCAGACATGGATCATTTAGAAGAGTAGATAATTGAGTCAAATGTAGTGGAATCTATCGGGATTCCATAGGCAGTTGACTCACTTTTCTTTAGGTTATTAAGATCATACAACATTTCTTAGATGAATTGGTGAACTTAGTCTTAGAACTAGGTAAATCTattggtgaacagtttgacttaaccatatatgcattttaaaaactcaaaaagTCAGTTTTTTACAGAGATCTTTCTTGATTCTCAAGTCAACTGCTTATATACAGTTGCATCTGAGttagactcatgtataagccgagttttccagcacatttttaatagagTTTTTGTGGTACAATTGGGTGCTTGGCTGAtaactcgggttggcttatactcgagtatatatggtaagtgccTTGTTTGCTATAAGCTTTTTATCTTTGAAAATCTTTTTACCTTTGCTTAGTTCAGTTAGCTTTAGTCAGAGGTTTTAACTtggatggggagcagggaggttgTGGGGCTGTAGGAAAGCCCCTAAATTTATATATGTAGTTTTCAACttacatgttttttttttgtcgttttttttttttctgggaagaTACCCCATCCCTTTTATTAGACTTCTAAAAGGGTCTGTAACCAAAAACAAATAGAGCATATCAAAGAAATACTTAAAGTCCATATGGTTTTCTACTTGCTTAAAGAACATATTCACATTCTATATCTATTTGGAGCTATTTATAAGCAATGGGACAGAAGAACCATGATCTTAAAAATTGAATAGGGGTGTGAGGTGGATTAGGACTGCTTCTCACCAAGCTGATTGGTTTAACTTTGTTTTGAGAGGATTGCTAATATTGCCTCCAAAGATTAGAACATGTAAATAAATAGACAAGCAGTATTTTAGAGGAACTCCTCCGGCATTGTTTCCAAGATCGCTGTCTACTTCACTGAAGCCCACGACTGGCTTAACTCTACAGAGATACCTCACCTGTCTTAACCTGGAAGCACAGTGGGTCTCCCTTTTCATTCTGACATTAGAGTCCTCGAGACACCCTTACACTAAATCACTTCAAAGAAGGGAGTTCGCATCTCTCTGATGACCTGCTCTTCTATGTAGAGTTCAGTCTCTTATTTATACTGCTTGCTTTTCTGGTGGGTATGGTGATTTTATGACATGCTGACTGTGTGTATTTGCCCTTCATCTCTCATGAATTTGGTACTTTTTAGCTGGCTCCAAGGCTGCATCTATCCACTGGACTGGTGAGAGGGTGGTCAGTGTTTTGCTCTTGGGCCTGCTCCCAGCTGCTTATTTGAATCCCTGCTCAGCGATGGACTACTCCCTGGCAGCAGCCCTCACGCTTCATAGTCACTGGCAAGTACAGCAGTGCCTTCAGTGTCTGTTTTCTGCTCACTTTGTTTGCTGTTGAGCGAGTATGTCTTATATGTTGCATGTGGGGGAGAAGTTGATTGAGTTACTTAAGACCTTCAGAACATATATCACCAGATATACTTATTCACCTGCCCATTCACTGTCTTCATTTGCATATCCCACAGGTATTTTGATTAAGGCATATTATACACCTGAGGTTCTGAATACCTCTAAACCTGTTCCTCCTGGACTCTTGCCCACCTCGATGACATTATCATTCTTCTAGTGGTATCTACTCTAGTCTTTGACATTGTCCCTAACACCTGTAGGTGGAGGTATCGCCTGACTGGCTTCCTGCTGCTGGCCTTGACCCTCTTATATCAATGGTTCTGTTCAGATGTTGTCAGGCCAAGGCTTTTTCCTCAAAACTCTTCTAAaagtaaagaacaaaaatataaacCCTCTAAAAGTAAGAGCCAGAATTCCTACAGTGGCTTATAAGCTCTACACGAGctggctccccatttctccctcatcCCAGGCACTCGCGCTC contains the following coding sequences:
- the TIMM8B gene encoding mitochondrial import inner membrane translocase subunit Tim8 B, which gives rise to MAELGEADEAELQRLVAAEQQKAQFTAQVHRFMELCWDKCVEKPGNRLDSRTENCLSSCVDRFIDTTLAITSRFAQIVQKGQ
- the NKAPD1 gene encoding uncharacterized protein NKAPD1, whose amino-acid sequence is MSRVPLGKVLLRNVIRHTDAHNKIQEESDMWKIRELEKQMEDAYRGTKRKMLPSSSSRMRSDGFDEESQRDCWRTRHEVPGTLEDDFLKAKSWNRKLYDYEANMPDRWGHSGYKELYPEEFETDSDHQDITNGQRTSPPVKSTTHESRKHKKSKKSHKKKQKKRSHKKQKKSKKEAIEVTADSSSEISEETQVSSTRKRKQSHKRKKKSRKKSLKKPNLMESESDISQSGDSASSSSEDSLERDTKKTKRKKREKTVHIPITNNEVPERTNKRTNWKVATDERSAESSEDD
- the SDHD gene encoding succinate dehydrogenase [ubiquinone] cytochrome b small subunit, mitochondrial, with the protein product MAVVLRLSVFRGAPGARALFHRAPVVRPALASAFLQDRSTPGVQHIHLSPSHHAGSKAASIHWTGERVVSVLLLGLLPAAYLNPCSAMDYSLAAALTLHSHWGIGQVVTDYVHGEAAQKAAKAGLLALSAVTFAGLCYFTYHDVGICKAVAMLWKL